The genomic region TTTTGTGCTGGAAACTGTTCGACAGATTTCCAATATCCATATAAAATATACGATAGATGGCTATGGGCAGGAGGTTCTGGTCGTGGAGTTATTTACAGCCTTAAAAAACAGCTTCTTATTACCTGAGAAAAAGGCGTTGTTTCGGTTAAATCGTATTTCCATGCGTAATACCATTGTTTATATCAGTGTGATTCTGTTTCTTCTCTTTATTCCGGATGTCTTACAAATGATTCTGCATTTTGAGGATGCTGAGATTCCAAGGAGTATGTATGCCCTTCAATTAATGGTCATATATCCCTTTTTAATCATTTTTTTGGCCGTATCCGGAATTTCACTGCTGGCGGGTGTTTCGTTTCTGATTAAGGTGCTGCTTAGACGGAGACTGGCGTACCAGCAGCTTTGGAAAATGACGGCTTTTGCACTGACCATCCCTTTACTTTTACACGTTCTATTAAAGTATACAGTTGATTATTCGTTCATGATTAATGGGGTTCCATTGCTGGTGCTGTATTTTCTCATGTACAGGATGATTTTGGTTTATCCTCAAAGGCGCAGGGAATAATTAGAATAGTTGTACATATTTAAAAAGCATGATATTTTTATTATTGGAAGACTTCTATATGGAGTTCTCTAAGATGTTTCATTTGTTACATAAAAGGGATATCTACGGTTTTACGGATAGATTTCCTGAAAGAATATAGATGCTTTTTACGTCTAAGAATGGGGGAATTGAAGATGGCATTTGTCATTACTGCACCTTGTAAGGAAGAAAAGTCCGGGGAATGTGTAGAAGTTTGCCCGGTGGATTGTATTGAAGAAGGAAAGGACATGTTTTATATAGATCCGGATATCTGCATTGATTGCGGAGCCTGTGAAGCTGTATGTCCGGTCGAAGCTATCTATCATGAGGATGATATGCTGGACGAGGATGTCCCATATCTGGAAGCTGCCAGAGAATTTTTTGCGAATAAGTAAGCAGGATTAGAAAAACTCCCGTCAGGTAAAGTGCGGGAGTTTTTTGTCTGTTGGTCATTTGAAAATAACCGCAAAGGAGCTCTTTACCATGAAGGAAATCTACAGTGATATCATTCAGTTTCGCGGGTCTCATTATGATTATGGTCGAATGCAGGGGGAGCAATTAAAGAATTCTTTAATCGTAAAAAATCGGGAACGGCAATGGAAGGTGAGAAGACCACGATTTTCCGTTGATGAACAGGAAGCAAGAGATGCCATCCGCCGCTTTGCTCCTGGCATCTGGGAGGAAATCATCGGCCTGCAGGATGCTTTGGAATGGCCGATCGAACGTGTGTTAATGGAATTCAGTGGTTATCGCTTGCCATACGCTCGCTCGGGCTGTTCGATTCTGACAGGGGAAAATTATTTTATTCGTAATTATGATTATCATCCGAAGACTTATGAGGGCCGGTATGCGCTCTATCAGCCAACGGATCATGGCTATGCGACAGCCGGGCCTCAGCAGAAAATTACAGGGCGTCCGGATGGAATCAATGAAAGAGGCCTGGTATTAGGTTATAACTTCATGCATCGGAAAAAGCCGGGAGAAGGATTCATCTGTCATATGATTGGCCGGATGGTACTTGAAAATTGCGCGAATACAGAAGAAGCTGTGGCTATGTTAAAGGAAATCCCGCACCGCCATTCCTTCAGCTATATTGCCTATGACCAGGGTGGGCAGGCCTTTGTTGTCGAGGCATCTCCACGGGGAACAGAGGTGCGTCAATCTACGGTCTGTACGAACCATTTTGAAAGGATGAAACAGGAAAACCGTCATCACCTGGTTGACTCCTATAAGCGATTGGAGGCGATGGAGCAGGGGAAATCAGCCATTCAGAATTCCTATGATGCTTTCCGTTTGCTGAACGATACGGATAAAGAAGTTTTCTCAAAACAATATAAAAACTGGGCGGGTACTATTCATACCTCCGCCTACTTTCCAAAAGAAATGAAAGCGTGGTTTGCTCTGGGCGGTGATCAGGAGCCGGCAGAGATAGACTTTGGAGATTGGGTAGCAGGAAATGATTTAAATATGGACCGCATTTATGGGGAAGTGGATACGGATATTCCCTTTGTTCATATGGATGAAAATGCCACCTGGTTTAAGTAAGAATGAACAACCTGCAGGACCTTTATGATGTCCTGCAGGTTTTTAATGAGTGCTTTTTTTGAAGTTACTTCCTGAGACGTCTGCTACGTTTTCGATGGCGATGAGTGCTTCTGGATCAATGTCATTGGCAATGCTTCGGACGGTGGACAATTCAATGCGGGTGACAACGGTGTAGATGATTTTTTTGGGATCATTTGTATAAACCCCTTCCCCATGAAAAAAGGTGATGCCACGCCCCAACTGCTGAATGAGTGAATCTGCCAATTCATCCGGCACGTCGGAAATAATCGTTACAGACTTGAGCTCCTCCAACCCTTCAACAACGACATCAATCATTTTAAAGGCAATGTAGTAAGTAATGATGGAATACATAGCCGTCTCCCAGCTGAAGACAAGTAAGGCAGCCAAAATAAAAATGAAAAAGTTCATAATCATAACCAGCTGTCCTACAGATACAGGACGTTCCTTGCTGAATAAAATGGCAATAATTTCTGTTCCATCCAGTGCCCCACCGGTACGAATGACCAGTCCGACGCCTGTTCCAAGAATTACGGCGCCAACGATTGTGGCTAAGAATAAGTCGTCTGTTACTGGTTCGAATGGATGCATAATGGCCGTGAAAATGGAGAGGACAATTATTCCATACAATGTATGCATCGTAAATTTCCTTCCCATGCGGCGAAAGCCAATCAATAAAAAAGGAATGTTAAATAAAATGATAAACACACTCATCTGATAATTGGTAATCGCACCTGCAATAATTGATAGTCCGATGACTCCACCGTCCAATATATTATTTGGAACGAGAAATAATTCCAGCCCCATACTTGCGATAATAGCTCCGATGGTAATTATAATGATTTGCATGATTTCTTTTAGGAGTTTTTTTCTTTTGACTTTGGACAACAGGATCAGCCTTTCCTTCTAACCTTAGAAGAGTGTTTTTTGTTGATGACCTCATACAGTACATATCATAACCATTCGCTTATAAATCATAATCGAAAGGTGAAGAGGACTAATCTGGATGACGGCCATAGAGACAGGTGCTGCAGACAAGATGTTTCTCATAATGTATACTCAAATGAACGATGAAACCTTTAATTCTTATATGGCAGGTGTTGAAAGATGGATAATGACTTTGTAGTAGGTTGGGGTACACTAGCCTTGATTAATGCCGGGCTGGCGCAAGGAAAAAATCGTACGGGTCTAAACTGGTTTTTACTATCGTTATTCCTCGGTCCTTTAGCAACGTTTATCCTGTTATTTGTGGAGGAAAGGGAGGATTAGAATAGGCAAAAAAAGTGGCGGCCTTTTTCATAAAGCGTCTTCATCCTTGTAAAAGTTGTCTTAAAAACTTTCTATCAATATATAATAAGTGATTCAGAAAGGCAACACTTTATAAAAAGTTTTCACAAAAAGCACCAGGAGCGGAGTCGTTTGAAAATAAAAAATAATGAATAAAAAAGCACCATTCTTTTTTTCTGGCCAAAAAAAAGTTATCATCTAAAAGGAGTACTTTTTCATTTAGGTAAATCTGCTGTTTGCAGGTGGACAAACAGGGGTGTTGCCGATGAATATGAATGGTTTTTCCACCGCAGGCTAAAAACGAGTGTATAATAGAGGAGTTGAACATATGCAAATGGACAGGATGGGGTTTTTGTATGACTAAAGGAAATCATAAGCATAACCATGAACCGCAGAATATAGAAGTATGGGAAGATCTTGTACATATAAAGGATTTAGGGCTTGCCCTTCTTATTTGTGGGGCAGGAGCATTGGGAGGATATTTTCTTGCTCCAGATAATGCGTCTGAACCTTTATTTTATGGACTGGCAGGTGCCGTGATCGGATTTATCATCAGCAGTTTTATCATTAAACCAAAACGTACATTTGAAGAGATAAGGGAAGAGGATCAATAATGGATATTAGTTTAATTTTACAGATGGTGCTCGTTGCCGGAATTGCATCTGTACTCTATACATTAATTGGGGTGGCACCTGGTACAGATGAAACGGCTGTTTTAGCACCCGTAACTCTTGTTTTAGTCTTGGCTGGATTTGAACCTGTGATTATTTTAACGTTCTTCATGGCAGCCATTGTAGCAAAGAAATTAACGGATTCGATTCCGGTCGCTGTTGCCGGTATACCAGGCGGGGTGATGTCGGCTCCGATGGTCGAACATGCACTGGTCTTAAAGAAACACGGTCTGGCGGATGTCAGCATACGAAAAATGGCTTCCGGTTCAGTGATCGGGACCATCGTTTCGATTCCGATCAGTTTTGCTTTGGCGAATTTCCTATCTGAATTTTCGGAAGCTATTAAAGAATATACAGATCCCATTTTCTTTATTGGAGCTATCTTTTTAGCCTTAATGACGAAAAATAAATGGCTTGCTTTAGTCTCTATATTCCCGCTTGCTCTGTTAATTCAAGGGCTGCGTCATTTATATTGGGGAGTGGGGATTGTTCCTGAGGATACGACGGTATTTATCTCCTTTTTCTTAGGAATTACAATTGGTCCAGTGATATTAACCCTATTTGAATTGTTAAATGGGGACTTACGTTCAAAATTAACGCGTCACGAAACAAAGAAAATTTCCTTCAGGATCAGCAAAAAAATTAAAGGCTTTCCGAATCCGTTTCGAATACTGACGAAAAATGAGACGGTTTCAAGCTTCTTTTCTTCCCTATTAGGTGTAGGGACCTTTTTCTTAAGTCCTGTAGGTATGACCATTATGATTGGTGAGGTTGTTGCGAGTAAGATTAAGGATCCGGTCAAAAAGGCCGCCCGTGCGATTTCTTCAATGGATGCATTAACAAATGCGGCTTATATCAGCGGAACATTGATTCCATTGATTGCACTGGGACTTCCTTTGTCACCTACTGCTCTTGGACCTGGTCATGCTTTGTTTAATGCACCACCCGTTTTTACACAGGATCATAATTTGCATCATATTCTGTCAATGTCTGAATTTTTCTGGGCGACGATTATTGGTGCCGGAATTGCGATTTTGATTACGTATTTTGTTACCGTGAAGTATGCGGTGCAGATTTGCCGCTTTGTCTTTAAGCGTATTCCGCATGAGGCGATGCTGGGCTTGTTTTTCGGGCTGGTTCTTCTCCTTGCCTATATGGATGCAGGCTGGCTGAATGTTGCCGGAGTTCTGCTTATTGGACTGGTTGCCGGCGTCCTTAACCGGTTAGGCGTCAACTACGGAGTACAGTTTATGACACTTTATGCAGCACCTTTTATTGTTAATACGCTATTTTAAAAACAGAATTGATTGAAAAGAAGTGGGGGATGTTTATGCGTTCATCTTCTCAAATAAAGGGAGAGGGAACTGCCCATAGTAAACTCATCTTAATTGGAGAACATTCAGTTGTATATGGGGAGCCGGCGATTGCTCTTCCATTTCCATTACTTATGGTAAAATCAACGATACAAGAAGGTGCTGGTGAAATTACGATATCCAGTGACTTTTATAACGGCCCGCTCGGTACGATTCCCGACCGGTT from Virgibacillus sp. MSP4-1 harbors:
- a CDS encoding tripartite tricarboxylate transporter permease; the encoded protein is MDISLILQMVLVAGIASVLYTLIGVAPGTDETAVLAPVTLVLVLAGFEPVIILTFFMAAIVAKKLTDSIPVAVAGIPGGVMSAPMVEHALVLKKHGLADVSIRKMASGSVIGTIVSIPISFALANFLSEFSEAIKEYTDPIFFIGAIFLALMTKNKWLALVSIFPLALLIQGLRHLYWGVGIVPEDTTVFISFFLGITIGPVILTLFELLNGDLRSKLTRHETKKISFRISKKIKGFPNPFRILTKNETVSSFFSSLLGVGTFFLSPVGMTIMIGEVVASKIKDPVKKAARAISSMDALTNAAYISGTLIPLIALGLPLSPTALGPGHALFNAPPVFTQDHNLHHILSMSEFFWATIIGAGIAILITYFVTVKYAVQICRFVFKRIPHEAMLGLFFGLVLLLAYMDAGWLNVAGVLLIGLVAGVLNRLGVNYGVQFMTLYAAPFIVNTLF
- a CDS encoding YitT family protein — translated: MSKVKRKKLLKEIMQIIIITIGAIIASMGLELFLVPNNILDGGVIGLSIIAGAITNYQMSVFIILFNIPFLLIGFRRMGRKFTMHTLYGIIVLSIFTAIMHPFEPVTDDLFLATIVGAVILGTGVGLVIRTGGALDGTEIIAILFSKERPVSVGQLVMIMNFFIFILAALLVFSWETAMYSIITYYIAFKMIDVVVEGLEELKSVTIISDVPDELADSLIQQLGRGITFFHGEGVYTNDPKKIIYTVVTRIELSTVRSIANDIDPEALIAIENVADVSGSNFKKSTH
- a CDS encoding 4Fe-4S binding protein; translated protein: MAFVITAPCKEEKSGECVEVCPVDCIEEGKDMFYIDPDICIDCGACEAVCPVEAIYHEDDMLDEDVPYLEAAREFFANK
- a CDS encoding DUF1189 family protein produces the protein MLETVRQISNIHIKYTIDGYGQEVLVVELFTALKNSFLLPEKKALFRLNRISMRNTIVYISVILFLLFIPDVLQMILHFEDAEIPRSMYALQLMVIYPFLIIFLAVSGISLLAGVSFLIKVLLRRRLAYQQLWKMTAFALTIPLLLHVLLKYTVDYSFMINGVPLLVLYFLMYRMILVYPQRRRE
- a CDS encoding C45 family peptidase; this translates as MKEIYSDIIQFRGSHYDYGRMQGEQLKNSLIVKNRERQWKVRRPRFSVDEQEARDAIRRFAPGIWEEIIGLQDALEWPIERVLMEFSGYRLPYARSGCSILTGENYFIRNYDYHPKTYEGRYALYQPTDHGYATAGPQQKITGRPDGINERGLVLGYNFMHRKKPGEGFICHMIGRMVLENCANTEEAVAMLKEIPHRHSFSYIAYDQGGQAFVVEASPRGTEVRQSTVCTNHFERMKQENRHHLVDSYKRLEAMEQGKSAIQNSYDAFRLLNDTDKEVFSKQYKNWAGTIHTSAYFPKEMKAWFALGGDQEPAEIDFGDWVAGNDLNMDRIYGEVDTDIPFVHMDENATWFK